The Nitrospirota bacterium DNA segment GTTGAACGATCTGGTGTATTTCATCGATTTGCTGCAACAAATTCGAGAGGAGTCCCACCCGCGTGAGTTTGCGGCGCAATTATTTACCGAGTGCCAAGAGAAGTTTTTCGAGAACAGTTATTTGGACGAGCTCTTTCCCCGTGGGCTCTCTCAGTCCTCAGGGCTTGAGCGGCGACTCGCCAAATTGTGCGCCCGCCTCACGCAGGAGCTGACACAGGAATCGCTCGGTCTCGTGCCGGGTCTTCCGATGTTGTGGTGCGCCTCTCAGAAGATTCCGTCCTGGGCCGTAGAGGTTCAGCTCGGCGACAACGTCGAACGGGCGGAACGGTTGGGCACGATGGCCATGGGGATGGATGGTACGACCTATGAAGCGCCCCCTTCGGTGAAGCGAGCCCTCAAGAAAACATCTGGCCAGGCCATGCTGTTGATTCGAGCCCAGGAGCTGTTCATCAAGATCGACCGAATGGTGACACCTCTCTGCACGATGAAAGGCCATCGTTTGGAATGGAGTTGGACGCACCGCCCTCCGGTCGTGGCCATGGAGACCCCAGCCGGGTCCATCACCGTCGGGCCGACGCTCGTCTATGGGAAAGACCGCCAGCCGAAGACGGTGGCGGCGACCTCAGCGGCTCAAGTGAAACGCATCAACCAGGCCTGGACCGTCATTCAAGCCGCCTGGCCGGAAGGGCATGAAGTCCTTGCGCTGTTAACTGATCGAATCGTGCCGCTCAAGGCCAAAGGCGTTGTGAGTTTCAGCTATCGGCATAGGCCTGGCCTGTCGTTTATCAACTGCTTCGACCGGGACAACCTCGACTTGATCGACGATGTGATCCATGAAAACAGCCATCATCACCTGAATCTCTTGTTGCGTAAATACGTCATGTTTCATGGCGATCGCAATCAACAAGTATTTTATTCCCCTTGGCGCTGCAGCCTGCGTCCGCTCAGGGGTATTCTCCATGCAACCTTCACGTTTACGATGGGCGCGATGCTCTTCGAGCGGCTCTCAACCTGGGCATCGGGGGTGGGTGGATCGACAAGATGGAAGCGGGCAGGCCTCACGCCGAAGGATCTGCTGCGAGCCAGGTTTCGCTGTCTCGAAGAAGTGGAATCGGTCCGCTACTCGATCCATGATTTGGAATATGCCAGCTGGCATCTCAAGTGGCTCACCGGCTCAGGCAAGAAGCTGGTCAAGCAGTTGGCCGAAACCATCGAGCAGGTCGAGCAGAACATCGAGCCACACAGAAAAGCCGTCCTCACCTCCAAGTTCGGCCCAGCCCTCCGCAAGCATGTAAAGGAGCTTCAACAAGCCAGGGAAACTTACGGGCCAGTGCGACTGGGGGAGGTCTAGCGGGATGCTGAAAAAGTCCGCCAGCGGCGTTCTCAGTCCTGCGTCTCCTTGCGACGTACCCTCCGGGTACGCCTCAGTCGCCCCACTCCCTGCGGCCTTGCTGGACGGCCTTTTTGAGCATCCCGCGAAAACAGTTCTCTACTATGCCACCCGTGTGGGCTAGTGAGGTTTTCGTACATCGCAATAGATTTCCTGTGCTATGGAAGCCGCGCAGGTTGTGTCTGACAGGAAACTCGGCTATTCTTAAAGGCATGCTCGGAGGCAGTAATCTTGAGTAAGCTGCGGCAGACCAAAGAAGGATTATTGATTCCCTCTTCCCTGTTGAGGGGGTTGACCGGACTCGTTTCTGTCCAGCGGCAGGGGAATGTGCTGCTCATCGAGTCTGAACGGCGACGGACGGCTCGACGCCGTGCGGCTCGCATGGTTCAGCGCCTGAGACAGGCTGCAAAAGAATCAGGGGCGCTCACACCAGCAAAGATAGCCCGCGAAGTAGCGGCGGTACGACGGAAACGTGCGGGTCATCGTTGATACCAACATCATTGTCTCCGGCCTCATTTCACCTACGGGTCCACCCGGAAAAATTGTAGACGCCTTGCTGCAAGGCTTCTTAGTACCAGTGATGAGTCCAGCCACGCTGGCTGAACTCGAAGCGGTGCTGATGCGGCCTCGTCTTCGAACGTTGTTCGAGCGTGCCGGAGTCGAGGCGACGGAGTTCTTAACTGAATTCCGAGAGCTTGCCGAAATCATTGAGCCAGACCCTACCGACATTCCTGTTCGTGATGAAAACGACCGGATCTTTCTGGCGTTGGCTGCGACGCGTCCTCCCGTGGAGTTTCTCATCACTGGCGATCGAGACTTTGAACGGAGGCACTACGCCGACGTGCCAGTGATCTCGCCAGCCCTGTTCGTCAAGACGAGCTTGCCCTAACGCGCTAGACCTATGGGCCAGTGCGGCTGGGCAATAGTAATGAGAGAGGTTCACGAGAGGCGGCGATAGAGCTCGGCGTTCTTTTCTAGTGCCCGCTTGGCCGCGGCATGGAAGACGTCATTTGGCTGGCCGATAAAGTCGCAGACGCTAAGCCTCACAATCTGCTCCACGGTCAGGCCCTCGCGTTTGCTCAACTCTTCCAGCCGCCGCATTTCTTCATCTGAGAGGGAGATCGTGAGCGTTGCCATGATCGGCACCTTTGAGTAGGATGCTGCGTCTCGTAATGCGGTCAGTATAAGTGAAAGAACTTGTGAGGGCAAACCCTTGAACCCGCCCGCCTCTATGTGAAGGAACTCCAGCAAGCTTGCCAGACTTACAGGCCGGTACGACTCAAGAAAGCCGAGTTGGTACGATAGAACGTTTCGTCGGCTAGCCTCGTTTCTTATTTCCCATTTTTTCTTCTTCTGTCAGAGATGATAGAGGCGAAGTGCACTTAAGATATGCTTTGGTCTGATCGAGACTCTCCTGTTCAGTCTTGGTCAATGGCTTGGTTTCGTCAAGAAGCAGGCATTTGGCGTGATCCGGAAATTCGCCTCGGTTGCCTTTTTCAAGCAGCCCATTGAGTGTGCGGTAATATCTGACAGCGGACTCTTTGTCGAGAATATTCATGGTTTGCTTGAACCTATAATAATATATATCTCCTAGGTCTAAGTATGTTTGTGTTTCGGTAGGACTCAGTTCTATGATCCGCTGAAGAACGGGTATGGCGTAATTGTCCCGATTCAATATGAGTAAGGTGCTCGCGTAAGTGCGAAGAATCTCAATGTGCCGGTAGATAGGCAAGTCAATACTGGAAGGACTTTGTGTTAGTAGTTTCTGTACCTGAGCGGCCTCCAATAAATTAATTGCTTCGCCATATTTAGATTCTGAGAGTGCATCCTCTGCTGCGCGATATGCCTTGGCCAATGGAGCCACTGTGTGTTTTGCAATCTTCGTAGTCGAAGAAAACCCTTTCCTGGTCGCGGTAAGTGTTTTCGTGATGGCGCTCAAAAGTAGTGTCTGGCAATCCTCTTCTTGGGCTGTGAGGATAATATCTCTATGGCCGTCCGCGTTGACGTCGGCGACTTGAATCTTATGTTGGAGTGAAGCCTTTTTTAGATTGAGAAATTTGTGTCTGTGGCATCCTCCTGATTCTCCATCCTCCTCACCTTCGTAAATAATTTTCGAGTTGAGGGTCTTTAGATTCAATAGGTGATACTCGTGCCACAAGGTTCCGTGTGTTATGGCTGAGGCACGTGTGAGCAAGTATGAGGTCCCAGATTTGTCTTTAACCATATCGATTTGACTGTGACTGCCCCTTGTCAGCTTATTTGGCTTCGTCTTGCCAGAAAGATCAACGAGATAAATCCCATTCTCGGCGCTTCGGCCTTCTGAAAAAGAGAGTAGGAGCTTGGAGGGCTTAAGTTGGCAGTTAAAAGTGATCATTGTATCAGATGGTAGACTGCCGCTCTCCGATTGTAAGGTGAGTTGTTTTACAATTTCACTAGGAAGTCCTTCAAGCTTATTGGCGCACTCTTCAGCTTGCGCTAGAAATGTCTGGCTAAGGATGAGTATCACGAGGATAGTGAACCTGCTGAAATGCCTTAATGATGTTGTTCTGGGGCAATCGTTAAGTGGGGCCTGTGAAGAAAATGGTGGCATGGTTTTTTCTCTTTCAGGATGTCCGGGAAGGTTGGATCAGAGTTATCTCCGCTTTACCACGTTTGATAAGTATGCCGCCGCATGATTGATCGGGTTGAGCTAGCGAGCTATAAGTAGGGGGGAGCGGCTGGGATGCTCTCAATTGCGCGCGTCCAACGAGGCTTCCCAGATTTCTTATTTCTCTTTATAAAGGGAGTGGCCGAGGCTGCCCTTTACTGCGCGCATCGAACGAGCACATTCTTATCGTGCGCGTTCGATGAGCAAGAAGGACACCTGGCCGCTCCCTCTCACCCTTCCTAGGCCGCGCGTTGCGCGAGCACGGAGAGCATCCCAGCCGCTCCTGCGCCTCACGGCTCGACTGTAATATCGACGAACGCCGGCACACTATCCGCCCCCTTCTTATCCGTCACCCTCAGCTTGAATCGATAAGTTCGTTTCTCCGAGACGGTTGGCGCGAGGAAGGAGGCTTCGGCGTTATCCACGTCCAGCAACGCGATCTTACTGCCGCGGATTTGGCTCCATGAATAGTAGAGGGCTTCGCCTTCCGCATCCCGGCTTTTCAACCCGCTCAGCTTCACTTTCGTTCCGGCTTTGACCGATTGGTTGGGGCCGGCATCCGCGACCGGTGGTTCATTCGGTTCCTCATTCACGGCGACGCTGACGTCGAGCGTGGCCTGCTTGCCGCGGTTCGTGACCGTGAGGGTAGCTTTTCCGTTGCCGACAATCTGCAGTAAGCCGCTTGGCAGGACCTTGATAATTGCGGAGTCGGAGGACCGGATACGCGTGCCGCTGGACAGGGTGCTGATCCGGCGGGTCACGCCGTCGGCGAAATCGGCCACCACCGGCAACTCAAATACTTTGCCCATGGAATCGACGTGACCGAAGGCGGAGGATTGCCCCGTTCGCCCGAGTTGCAAGGGTTTATCAGTTTCGAAGCCGATCGCGGTGATGTCGGCATTCGGTTCTGCCTGCAGGATAATTTCGTCGAAGACGGATCTGGTCCCTAATCGTCCGCGCGAAATTTCAGCCACGGCCAGTAAGCGCATGGGACCGATACTCTCTTTGGGGAGGAGCAGTTTCCCGCCGAAGGGGGGATCTTGATCGGCCAGTCCGACGAGCGCCACCGGCGCGATGATCGACCCCGTCGCCGTCGCGTCTTCCTGTCCTACCAGCGTGTCATCCTGTTCGCCGTACCAATAGTAGCGAACTCGAACGATGCCGGAATCTTTGCCGAGGTCTACGCGGGCAGTGACGGTGCTGCCCGATGTCAGCTTGGCTCCTTCGGCTGGCTCGAGGATCTTGAAGGCCTGGGCCGGCTGGGCTGTGAGGAGGAGGCAAGTGGTTAACAGGAGCAGAGCGAGGTTCCGATACCTCGTCTCACATTTCACGTCTAATATTTTACGCTTCACGGTCACCTCTTGAGGTGGAAGGGGACGTCGGTCAGGATGACGCGATCTTTAAAGAGCAGTGACGCTTTTAAGAGAAGGGCGCGCTGGTTGTGCAGGATGTTCTGCCACCAGCGAGCCGGGAGAATCTCCGGAATCACGACGGTGACCCAATAGTCCTGGTTTTTCTGCAGCAGCTCCTCGATATGGTCCAGTAGAGAGCGTAGGACAGAGCGATAGGGGCAGGGCAGGACCATCAGTTGCACGCCACAGCCCCATTGGGCCCATTGGATTTGTAGGCGAGCCGTGGACTCCGGGTCCACATCCACCAGCACGGCTCGAATCTCGCCGCCCCGGCTGCGTGCATAATCGACGGCTCGAATGACCGCCTGATTGACGCCACTGATGGGAATGATGACGATATTGCGCCGTGGAAGCGGTGGGCGGTGGTCACGCGTGAGCGCGATCTGTTCAGAGACGGCTTTGTAATGCGAGTGAATCGAGCGGAACATCCAGACCAGGAGGATGATGAGGAGAAAGACGATCCAGGCGCCATGTGTAAACTTGGTACTGGCAATGATGATAGTGGCAATACCGGTCGTGATGGCGCCGACCCCGTTCACGATCAGTTTCTTCCGCCAGTGAGGTCCCTTTTTGGTCAACCATCTTCGCACCATGCCGGCTTGGGAGAAGGTGAAGGAGATGAACACGCCGACAGCATAGAGCGGAATCAAGGCGTGGGTGTCGCCGTGAAAGAGGATCAGGAGGAAGCAGGCGAAGAATCCGAGGATGAAGATGCCGTTCGAGAACACCAGGCGGTCGCCGAATGTCGCCATTTGACGGGGCATGTAGCTGTCGCGTGCCAGGATCGAGGAGAGATGGGGGAAGCCTGCATAGGCGCTGTTGGCGGCAAGGATTAACAGCAGCATCGTGCCGATTTGGAGCGTGTAATAGACCGCTCCGGTCCCGAAGGTGAGGCGTGCCAGTTGAGAGATGATGGTCTCATCCGCTTTGGGCAGCACCCCATAATGGTCGGCCATGAAGCTGATGCCCAGAAAGAGGACGGCCAGAATCACGGACATATGAATCATCGTGGTGGCCGCATTTTTGGATTCCGGCCGGCGAAACGCTTTGACCCCGTTCGAAATCACTTCCATACCGGTGACGGCTGAACAGCCGGCGGCAAATGCGCGAAGGATCAAGAACAAGGTCATTTCTTCGAGTGCAACCTGGTTGTCTGGCGGGATCGACGTGCCTGGGCCGAACAGGGTCTTGGCGCTTCCGATTACCACCATCACTCCGAGGGCGCCGATGGCAAAGTAGGTGGGGACGGCGAAGAACTTTCCCGACTCCCGCACGCCGCGAAGGTTCATGACGACAATGAAGAGACTCGCGACGAGTCCCAAGGCTTCACGATGCTCGAACAGGCTCGGTAGGGCCGACGTCAGGGCCGCGACTCCCGCTGCCACGCTGACGGCCACGGTGAGGACATAGTCGATCATCAGCGCCGCTGCGGCAATCAATGCCGGGAGTTCTCCTAAGTTGTCGCGGGCGACTATGTAGGCCCCGCCGCCCTCCGGGTATTCGTAGATGATCTGGCGATAGGAAATGGTCAGGACGACGACCAAAAACAGAATCGCGAAGCTGACGGGGATAGACCAGGCGATGGCGGCGGTCCCTGCAAGGACCAGGACGAGCAATATTTCTTCCGTGGCATAGGCGACGGATGAAATGGCGTTCGAGGAAAAAATCGCCAGTGCGAGGGTTTTCGAGAGCCGTTCGTCTGCAGCCTGCGCGGTTTTGAGTGGATCGCCAACCAGCCAACGTTTCAGAAGCATAGACACAATTATCGCACAGAAGGAGCGGCCGGTGCATCGGAGAAGAAGCCCTAGTTGTCAGGCGCGAAACACCCACCAGGCATTGACGATGTTGACATGGTGCGGTGCATGCTTCCGCATGAGATGCGGCGTGTGGTCGTTTGCCTGGTGTGGTTGGGGCCACAGGGGTTGACATGCTATCTAGATTTTCAGTATCGTTCGCCCCTCACTATGAAGATGGCCAGTCCCTTGTGACGCATGGGGTGGTTGTTGTTGTTTATGAATCATTTCATTCGGGGATCAGATTATCGGTTCTAGTTTGTAGTTGTTTCACTCACCATTCAAGGAGGCCGGTCAATGTTTTTTCACAAGCTACGGGTTTCAGTACCTACCCGCATGCTCGGCGCGATGGCAGCTGTGGCCCTGCTCGGGGTCCCGCTCGCATCCGCTGAGAGTTCGCCGCAGCACGTTGCGATGAACCACCAGTTGCCCGGTTGGGCGGAAAAACTCAAAGGTCAGACGATCGTCGAAGACACCATGGAGGGAAGGAGCGCTCGTGCTCCGATGGTTGAGCAGCAGCATCAGCGGATCATGGACCATATGGCCAGCGATCCTCAGATGCAGGGCGTGAACACCGGCATGTACAACACCTCCTCCATGATGCACCAATATGGAGCGGGTGGGCAGGACATGCTCCTCGTGTCCGATCCTCGGGTGGAGCCGGTCGCGCTGACGGGCGGCGGAAAGTGCCCGGCTACGGCCCCGGTCAAGCAATACAATATCTCCACGATCAACGTCGAAATCACCCTCAACCAGTGGCTCGACTTCTATCCAGGCTACATGTACGTCTTGGACGAGAATATCGACAAGGTGCGCGCGGAAGAAGCCACGAATCGGGCAGCCCGCGACAAGGAAGGGTTCGATCCAGGCGCTGTGATTCCAGGTGTGCAGGCGCAGTGGATCCAGCCTCTCGTGTTCCGTGCCAACCAGGGTGATTGCGTCAAGATCAAGCTCTCGAACAAGCTGGAAGAGGGTGGCGGACCGGTCAGTCTGCATATCCATGGATCGAGCATGGTCGTGAGCTCCACCGGCGCGGTGGCGACGACGACCAACTCTGATTCCGTCGTCGAGGAAAAGAAGAGCGGCGAGTACGAGTGGTATATCCACCCGAACCTTCAGGAAGGTGTCCGCCAGTTCCATACCTATGCCCAGGACCGTGAGCTGACAGTGATGGGATTGTTTGGCGCGTTCGTCGTCGAACCGCGCGGATCAAGCTACCTGGAGCCGCTCGGCGCCGGGGATCTTACTCCGGCCTCCAGTGGCTGGCAGACGATCATTAAGAACGGCACCGGTCCTGACTTTCGGGAGTTTGTACTGATTTATCACGAAGTCGGCGACGAGGCCTTCCGTCCGCTCAATAAGAAGGGCGACTTCCTGCCGCAGCGGGATCCCTTGACCGATGCCTACCGTCCTGGTGGCCGTGCGATCAACTATCGCAGCGAGCCATTCGGCATCAACAACATGCATGTGCAGCATGAGTATTTCGGATTCGAAGACGAGTCGATGGGGTACAGTTCCTATACGTTCGGCGATCCCTCCCCGACGATTCCCCGTTCGTACATCGGTGATCCTGCCAAGTTCCGGCTCGTGCACGGTGGATCGGAAGTGTTCCACTCGCACCATCCCCATGGCGGCACCATTCGCTGGCCGCGCAGCCCACGGGCGATCGACGACATGAACCTCTGGGCGACCGCGATGAACGGCCCGGTGAAGTATCCAGTGATTCGTGCGAAGACGGATCGGGTCGATGTCGAAGTCATCGGGCCTTCAGAAGCCCTCGACCTCGAGACGGAGTGTGGATCGGGTCTTTGCCAACAGTTGGCCGGTGACTTCCTCTTCCATTGCCACGTCGCGCACCATTATGTGGCGGGTATGTGGGGTTATTGGCGCGTGTATAACACGATCCAGCAGGGGGATCTCCGGAACGATGTGATGCCGGATCTCCGTGAGTTGCCGGATCGTAAGGGCCGGATCAAGACTCCGATTTCGTCGGACAAGTTGGTCGGTCAGACGGTCGATTGGTTCGGAAAGCAGTTCAGGATCACCGACACGGGGAAGAGCAACTGGACCACCAACCCTGCCACCATCACGGTGAAGGATTGGGTCTCGATGCAGATGCCCACCATGGGCAAGCCTGGCCACAAGGACGATGAAAAGGGCCAGACGGTTTCCTACGATGCGACGGTGTTGGATTGGGCCTGGGACGGCAATCGTGCGATGAGCGAACGCGAGAACACGATCGATAATCCCAAGTACAAGTCCACGCATCCTGGTAAGCGGCATCCGATTATGTTCGAATCGATGACGGGCAAAGTGGCCTGGCCACACCTGACGCCGCATTTCGGTCGTCGGGTCATGTTCTCCCCGAACCATTCCGGCGCGCCCTGGTTGGAAATGATCCGCCGTGATGCGAACGGCGAGGAGAGCACCGATCAGGCAAAGCCGGGAGAGAACGGCATCTGGAGCCTCTGTCCTGAGAATGCCGGACGGAAGGATTTCAACGTTCACTTCATTAAGTTGCCGATCAAGATCGCCAAGGCCCAGGGCAAGGAGCCGGCAGTGGTCGATCCGAACGGATTGATCTATGTCCTCCATGAAGAAGAGGCCGCAGTCCGGGCCAACGACGATTTGAAGTATCCGTTGGTCGTTCGTGGCAACATCTACGATTGCGTGGATTGGACGCTGACCAGCGAGTGGGACGACGATGACTACACGAATTTCCAGTCATCGAAGATCAATACCCATTGGCATTTCCTCCAGTTTGACAACCAAGCGTCTGACGGTGTGATCACCGGCTTCTCCTATGAGCAGTCGGTCCGCCCGTTCACGATGTTGAAGAAGGACAATAAGAAGGGGTTGCCTGCTCCGATGAACACGGTGCTGACTGCGCCGGCGAAGAAGGGAGCCGCCTCGCTCTCGGTGAAGAATGCAGGTCAATACCATGTCGGCACGCTGATTCTTGTCGGTGCCGATAACGTGAAGGGGAACGAAATCTCCCGTATCAAGGCGATCAACGGTAAGACGATCACCTTGGCGAAGGGATTGAAGAACGATCACCCGGCGAACGACATCATCACGGTGGAGTTCGTCCGTCAGCGGTTCTGGGTCGATGCGGATGTGGGAACCGTGTTCTGGCACGACCATGCATTCGGTGCGACCACATGGCCGCACGGTGGATTCGGCACCTTCATCGCTGAACCGGTTGGATCGACCTATCATGATGCGAAGACCGGGAAGATGATCCGGAGCGGTCCGATCGCGGACATTCGCACCGTCGAGCCAGTGGGTCACGGGGTGAACAACAGCTTCCGTGAGTTGATGGTGCAAGTGCACGATACCGTGCCGCATACCGTCAACATCGTCACAGCGGGCAATCCGCCAGGGCAGCCGATCGAAGTGGCGCTCGAAGCGGGGAAGACGATTTCCTTCATGATGCCTGAGAAGATCTATATGACGCCGATGCCCTTCTTGAACGGTGGAACGCACACCACGGGAAGCGGCTTGAACTTCCGGGCGGCGCCGATCGCTCAGCGCTTGGCCACCAACCCGGATGTTTCGCAGGCGTTCAACAGCCAGGTCCATGGCGATCCGTACACGCCGCTCCTCAGGGCGTACGTCGGAGATACGATGGTATTCCGGCTGTTGCATACGTTGATGAATGAGACGATGACCTGGACCATTTCCGGTCATACCTTCTTGAGTGAACGGTATGCCGGCGATGCGAACCGAAAGAATTCGATGCACATCGGAATTGCGGAACGCTACGATCTCGTAGTGCCGCAGGCCGGTGGACCACGGTTGCAAGCGGGTGACTACATCCACTTCAACGGACGGTCGTCGAAGTTCTCCGAAGGCGGTTGGGGCATTATCCGTGTCTACGACAAAGAGCAGGCCGACTTGAAGAAGTTGCCGTCAGGGTT contains these protein-coding regions:
- a CDS encoding HEXXH motif-containing putative peptide modification protein, which gives rise to MPLLDVSLLVRLQAEFRLSMKRLLNDLCLDLENQYADVAKSLALPVAYFRFLGRALERDAYAQGKVVGWIEALNDLVYFIDLLQQIREESHPREFAAQLFTECQEKFFENSYLDELFPRGLSQSSGLERRLAKLCARLTQELTQESLGLVPGLPMLWCASQKIPSWAVEVQLGDNVERAERLGTMAMGMDGTTYEAPPSVKRALKKTSGQAMLLIRAQELFIKIDRMVTPLCTMKGHRLEWSWTHRPPVVAMETPAGSITVGPTLVYGKDRQPKTVAATSAAQVKRINQAWTVIQAAWPEGHEVLALLTDRIVPLKAKGVVSFSYRHRPGLSFINCFDRDNLDLIDDVIHENSHHHLNLLLRKYVMFHGDRNQQVFYSPWRCSLRPLRGILHATFTFTMGAMLFERLSTWASGVGGSTRWKRAGLTPKDLLRARFRCLEEVESVRYSIHDLEYASWHLKWLTGSGKKLVKQLAETIEQVEQNIEPHRKAVLTSKFGPALRKHVKELQQARETYGPVRLGEV
- a CDS encoding putative toxin-antitoxin system toxin component, PIN family: MRVIVDTNIIVSGLISPTGPPGKIVDALLQGFLVPVMSPATLAELEAVLMRPRLRTLFERAGVEATEFLTEFRELAEIIEPDPTDIPVRDENDRIFLALAATRPPVEFLITGDRDFERRHYADVPVISPALFVKTSLP
- a CDS encoding ribbon-helix-helix protein, CopG family, with amino-acid sequence MATLTISLSDEEMRRLEELSKREGLTVEQIVRLSVCDFIGQPNDVFHAAAKRALEKNAELYRRLS
- a CDS encoding PKD domain-containing protein, producing the protein MKRKILDVKCETRYRNLALLLLTTCLLLTAQPAQAFKILEPAEGAKLTSGSTVTARVDLGKDSGIVRVRYYWYGEQDDTLVGQEDATATGSIIAPVALVGLADQDPPFGGKLLLPKESIGPMRLLAVAEISRGRLGTRSVFDEIILQAEPNADITAIGFETDKPLQLGRTGQSSAFGHVDSMGKVFELPVVADFADGVTRRISTLSSGTRIRSSDSAIIKVLPSGLLQIVGNGKATLTVTNRGKQATLDVSVAVNEEPNEPPVADAGPNQSVKAGTKVKLSGLKSRDAEGEALYYSWSQIRGSKIALLDVDNAEASFLAPTVSEKRTYRFKLRVTDKKGADSVPAFVDITVEP
- a CDS encoding APC family permease; this translates as MLLKRWLVGDPLKTAQAADERLSKTLALAIFSSNAISSVAYATEEILLVLVLAGTAAIAWSIPVSFAILFLVVVLTISYRQIIYEYPEGGGAYIVARDNLGELPALIAAAALMIDYVLTVAVSVAAGVAALTSALPSLFEHREALGLVASLFIVVMNLRGVRESGKFFAVPTYFAIGALGVMVVIGSAKTLFGPGTSIPPDNQVALEEMTLFLILRAFAAGCSAVTGMEVISNGVKAFRRPESKNAATTMIHMSVILAVLFLGISFMADHYGVLPKADETIISQLARLTFGTGAVYYTLQIGTMLLLILAANSAYAGFPHLSSILARDSYMPRQMATFGDRLVFSNGIFILGFFACFLLILFHGDTHALIPLYAVGVFISFTFSQAGMVRRWLTKKGPHWRKKLIVNGVGAITTGIATIIIASTKFTHGAWIVFLLIILLVWMFRSIHSHYKAVSEQIALTRDHRPPLPRRNIVIIPISGVNQAVIRAVDYARSRGGEIRAVLVDVDPESTARLQIQWAQWGCGVQLMVLPCPYRSVLRSLLDHIEELLQKNQDYWVTVVIPEILPARWWQNILHNQRALLLKASLLFKDRVILTDVPFHLKR
- a CDS encoding multicopper oxidase domain-containing protein; the encoded protein is MFFHKLRVSVPTRMLGAMAAVALLGVPLASAESSPQHVAMNHQLPGWAEKLKGQTIVEDTMEGRSARAPMVEQQHQRIMDHMASDPQMQGVNTGMYNTSSMMHQYGAGGQDMLLVSDPRVEPVALTGGGKCPATAPVKQYNISTINVEITLNQWLDFYPGYMYVLDENIDKVRAEEATNRAARDKEGFDPGAVIPGVQAQWIQPLVFRANQGDCVKIKLSNKLEEGGGPVSLHIHGSSMVVSSTGAVATTTNSDSVVEEKKSGEYEWYIHPNLQEGVRQFHTYAQDRELTVMGLFGAFVVEPRGSSYLEPLGAGDLTPASSGWQTIIKNGTGPDFREFVLIYHEVGDEAFRPLNKKGDFLPQRDPLTDAYRPGGRAINYRSEPFGINNMHVQHEYFGFEDESMGYSSYTFGDPSPTIPRSYIGDPAKFRLVHGGSEVFHSHHPHGGTIRWPRSPRAIDDMNLWATAMNGPVKYPVIRAKTDRVDVEVIGPSEALDLETECGSGLCQQLAGDFLFHCHVAHHYVAGMWGYWRVYNTIQQGDLRNDVMPDLRELPDRKGRIKTPISSDKLVGQTVDWFGKQFRITDTGKSNWTTNPATITVKDWVSMQMPTMGKPGHKDDEKGQTVSYDATVLDWAWDGNRAMSERENTIDNPKYKSTHPGKRHPIMFESMTGKVAWPHLTPHFGRRVMFSPNHSGAPWLEMIRRDANGEESTDQAKPGENGIWSLCPENAGRKDFNVHFIKLPIKIAKAQGKEPAVVDPNGLIYVLHEEEAAVRANDDLKYPLVVRGNIYDCVDWTLTSEWDDDDYTNFQSSKINTHWHFLQFDNQASDGVITGFSYEQSVRPFTMLKKDNKKGLPAPMNTVLTAPAKKGAASLSVKNAGQYHVGTLILVGADNVKGNEISRIKAINGKTITLAKGLKNDHPANDIITVEFVRQRFWVDADVGTVFWHDHAFGATTWPHGGFGTFIAEPVGSTYHDAKTGKMIRSGPIADIRTVEPVGHGVNNSFRELMVQVHDTVPHTVNIVTAGNPPGQPIEVALEAGKTISFMMPEKIYMTPMPFLNGGTHTTGSGLNFRAAPIAQRLATNPDVSQAFNSQVHGDPYTPLLRAYVGDTMVFRLLHTLMNETMTWTISGHTFLSERYAGDANRKNSMHIGIAERYDLVVPQAGGPRLQAGDYIHFNGRSSKFSEGGWGIIRVYDKEQADLKKLPSGFSTKGEIPKAMPVCPADAPVKSFNVVAMDYPAMKFNAKAPESIEVDFERKIQISNPEAKIFALEEDIAKVASGMQPMPLTLRVNVGDCVKVNLKNKMKDSKASFSAIGLAFDPKDSMGANIGNNAGDQTIAPGAERTYTYYADPFTGETTSLVWDWGNVMVNPRNGLFGAVVVGPKGSKYRDPRTGADLSTKNSWAADVIIDRSVPGNEMRPNYRDVALFFQDEDNIIGTSFMPYVQNVAGLTGVNYRSEPYKYREEQGCSLGKMFQPCKADKPEDPATPLIEAHAGDPVRIHVIGANNEQNGMFSVEKHEWPIEPFMRGADVISVVEFSGSEILDAFLPSAGGPYRLPGDYVYSNQRLPYSQSGQWGYVRVLPSGDTRLLPLHGAGAGMKSASVEKPVQVIPVAAK